From [Clostridium] symbiosum, a single genomic window includes:
- a CDS encoding methionyl aminopeptidase: MKKLGRNDACWCGSGKKYKHCHEMIDERLAAESDRGHIVPTRDLLKTPEQIAGIKESCAINIAVLDYVAEHIKEGVTTEEIDKWVYDETTKRGGIPAPLGYEGFPKSVCTSINEQVCHGIPSEDVVLKDGDIINVDVSTIYKGYFSDSSRMFCIGNVSEDRRKLVNVVKECVELGLKEVKPWGFLGDMAEAVNAHAVKNGYTVVREIGGHGVGIEFHEEPWVGYIGKRGTDMMLVPGMIFTIEPMVNMGTSDIYVDDSDNWSVYTADGEPSAQWEIMVLVTEDGHEVLAY; this comes from the coding sequence ATGAAAAAGTTAGGAAGAAATGATGCCTGCTGGTGCGGCAGCGGAAAGAAATATAAACATTGCCATGAGATGATAGATGAGCGTCTGGCGGCAGAGTCCGACAGGGGCCATATTGTCCCGACGAGAGACCTCTTAAAAACACCGGAGCAGATAGCGGGAATCAAAGAGAGCTGCGCGATTAATATCGCGGTCCTGGACTATGTGGCGGAACATATTAAAGAGGGCGTGACGACGGAAGAAATTGACAAATGGGTCTACGACGAGACGACAAAGCGAGGAGGAATCCCGGCGCCGTTGGGTTATGAAGGATTCCCGAAGAGCGTGTGCACCTCAATCAACGAACAGGTATGCCACGGAATTCCTTCCGAAGATGTAGTATTAAAGGACGGTGACATCATCAATGTGGACGTTTCTACTATATACAAGGGATATTTCTCCGATTCCTCCAGGATGTTCTGCATCGGCAATGTAAGCGAGGACAGACGGAAGCTTGTGAACGTCGTAAAAGAGTGCGTGGAACTGGGACTTAAAGAGGTAAAACCATGGGGATTCCTGGGCGACATGGCCGAGGCGGTGAATGCGCATGCGGTAAAGAACGGATATACCGTTGTGCGTGAAATCGGAGGCCATGGAGTCGGCATCGAATTCCATGAAGAGCCGTGGGTCGGCTACATTGGAAAACGCGGTACCGATATGATGCTGGTTCCGGGTATGATTTTCACAATTGAGCCGATGGTTAATATGGGAACGAGCGACATTTATGTAGATGACTCGGATAACTGGTCGGTCTACACGGCCGACGGGGAGCCGTCCGCACAGTGGGAGATTATGGTGCTGGTGACGGAAGACGGGCATGAGGTGCTGGCGTATTAA
- a CDS encoding DUF4118 domain-containing protein, translated as MSSQDNEATVKHHTPFKQYGTINDWFVTGALLAVATCLSYVFFHIMENPTANIALCYILALFLTARFTTGYFFGLFASLVGVVCVNFLFTYPYFALDFTLTGYPITFIAMFSISIATSALTTNMKEQARILSEREKLLMEAEKEKMRANLLRAISHDLRTPLTSIIGSSTVYLENGKYLTETEKSDLVSHILEDSNWLLNMVENLLSVTRINNETAKVNKSLEPVEEVVAEAVIRLKKRLPDARVNVCVPDEVLMIPMDAVLIEQVLINLIENAFVHSKTTEPVECYVDSGDEFVTFHVQDHGIGIPPEKLNTIFDGSSSTTSTSNDGRKGMGIGLSICKTIIIAHGGDIKAANHNGGAEFYFTLPKEGSKIDS; from the coding sequence ATGAGCAGTCAGGATAATGAAGCTACAGTCAAACACCATACACCTTTCAAGCAATACGGAACCATCAACGACTGGTTTGTGACAGGCGCCCTGCTTGCCGTCGCCACCTGTCTCTCCTACGTTTTCTTTCATATTATGGAGAATCCTACCGCCAACATCGCCCTATGCTACATTCTGGCCCTGTTTTTGACAGCGCGTTTTACAACCGGATACTTTTTTGGACTGTTTGCCTCGCTTGTCGGTGTTGTCTGCGTCAACTTTTTGTTTACATATCCTTATTTTGCACTGGATTTTACGTTGACGGGATATCCGATTACCTTTATCGCCATGTTCTCCATCTCCATCGCCACCAGCGCCCTGACCACGAATATGAAGGAGCAGGCGCGTATTCTCTCCGAGCGTGAGAAGCTTTTGATGGAAGCGGAAAAGGAGAAGATGAGAGCCAACCTGCTCCGTGCCATTTCCCATGATTTGAGGACTCCGCTGACCAGCATCATCGGTTCCAGCACCGTCTATCTGGAGAACGGCAAGTACCTGACCGAGACGGAGAAGAGCGATCTGGTCTCCCATATTCTGGAGGATTCCAACTGGCTTTTAAATATGGTGGAGAATCTCTTATCCGTCACACGTATCAACAATGAAACCGCAAAAGTCAATAAATCTCTGGAACCCGTGGAGGAAGTAGTGGCCGAAGCCGTAATCCGGCTGAAAAAAAGACTTCCGGATGCCAGGGTTAACGTATGTGTCCCTGATGAGGTGCTGATGATTCCAATGGACGCCGTTCTGATCGAGCAGGTTTTAATCAATCTGATTGAGAACGCATTTGTCCATTCCAAAACCACCGAACCGGTGGAATGCTATGTGGACAGCGGAGATGAATTCGTTACGTTCCATGTACAGGACCACGGAATCGGAATTCCTCCGGAGAAACTGAACACGATTTTTGACGGTTCCTCTTCCACCACCAGTACATCCAACGACGGAAGAAAAGGAATGGGCATCGGTTTATCCATCTGTAAGACAATCATTATCGCCCATGGAGGCGATATCAAGGCGGCCAACCATAACGGCGGCGCCGAATTTTACTTTACACTGCCAAAGGAGGGCTCAAAAATTGACTCATAA
- a CDS encoding response regulator, which yields MTHKTSILLVEDEKNICDFISTSLSAQDYKITETHSGKEALPIITSQCPDLILLDLGLPDMDGMEIIKQVRTWASIPIIVISARTQEQEKVKALDLGADDYLTKPIGTSELLARIRTALRHSNRLNTDSPLYKRPFHTKDLTIDFEKHLVTLGDKEIHLTQIEFKIIALLAKNSGRVMTYDAIISNIWGPYADDDNSILRVNMAHIRRKLEQNPAEPQYIFTEIGIGYRMVEDEAGN from the coding sequence TTGACTCATAAAACATCTATTCTTCTTGTAGAAGACGAAAAAAATATCTGTGACTTTATCTCAACCTCATTGTCCGCCCAGGATTATAAAATCACAGAAACACATTCAGGTAAGGAGGCGCTGCCTATCATTACATCGCAGTGTCCCGATCTTATTCTTCTCGATCTGGGTCTTCCCGACATGGACGGAATGGAGATTATCAAACAGGTGCGTACCTGGGCCAGTATTCCCATCATTGTCATCTCTGCCCGTACCCAGGAACAGGAGAAAGTAAAGGCCCTGGATCTGGGCGCCGATGATTATCTGACAAAACCAATCGGTACCTCCGAGCTGCTGGCGCGAATCCGCACCGCGCTCCGTCACAGCAACCGGCTGAATACGGACTCCCCGCTCTACAAGAGGCCGTTCCATACCAAGGACCTGACGATTGATTTTGAGAAACATCTTGTAACGCTGGGAGATAAAGAGATTCATCTGACACAGATCGAGTTTAAGATTATTGCCCTGCTCGCCAAGAATTCAGGCCGCGTCATGACATACGATGCCATCATTTCTAATATATGGGGACCGTACGCGGATGATGACAACAGCATTCTCCGTGTGAACATGGCCCACATCAGAAGGAAACTGGAGCAGAACCCAGCGGAACCGCAGTACATATTTACCGAAATCGGCATCGGATACCGTATGGTGGAGGATGAGGCGGGAAATTAG
- a CDS encoding extracellular solute-binding protein — protein sequence MKKRRLTAAFMAAVMVLSMTACGGKEAPAETKKAEPAAENTQGQGESEAKEESSERPYYVRPEGEISGKITVYTTMEETQQQVLSDIWKKYYPDCELEIQADSVGTLATRIRSDESCDADVVIGGMFAADGDTYHDILQPYTGACDKEQLYHDESGYYNFYDVQVMCLVVNPALRDELGIEINGYEDLLNPALEGKIILAAPDSTSSGWRQLQTILAVMGDKFDDDKGWDYIKQLIPASFSTTSSKDVYNLVSNGEYVAGLSYESSVVALINDGAPIECIYMEEGNTAMAGGAAIVKNAPNLPAAQAMVDLLTSAEFQDARAEVSAGRGSNGNCNLSGLPAEDTLGMKELDFTYLKEHKEEILNHWNELYAELN from the coding sequence ATGAAAAAAAGAAGATTGACAGCAGCATTTATGGCAGCGGTAATGGTATTGTCGATGACTGCATGCGGAGGAAAGGAAGCTCCGGCCGAGACCAAAAAAGCGGAACCGGCAGCCGAGAACACTCAGGGACAGGGGGAATCTGAAGCAAAAGAGGAGAGCAGCGAGAGGCCGTATTACGTGAGGCCGGAGGGCGAGATATCGGGGAAAATCACCGTTTACACGACAATGGAAGAAACACAGCAACAGGTTCTGAGCGACATATGGAAAAAATATTATCCCGACTGTGAACTGGAAATCCAGGCCGATTCGGTCGGAACACTGGCTACGAGAATCAGAAGCGATGAATCATGTGATGCGGATGTGGTAATCGGCGGCATGTTTGCCGCGGACGGCGACACCTATCACGATATCCTGCAGCCATATACGGGCGCATGCGACAAAGAACAGCTTTACCACGACGAGTCGGGATACTACAACTTCTATGATGTACAGGTTATGTGCCTCGTAGTGAATCCGGCGCTGAGGGACGAGCTGGGAATCGAAATCAACGGATATGAGGATTTGTTAAATCCGGCCCTGGAAGGAAAAATTATCCTTGCAGCTCCTGATTCCACATCTTCAGGCTGGCGCCAGCTCCAGACGATTCTGGCGGTTATGGGAGACAAGTTCGACGATGATAAGGGCTGGGATTATATTAAACAGCTGATTCCCGCAAGCTTCTCCACAACATCTTCCAAGGACGTTTATAACCTGGTCAGCAATGGGGAATATGTGGCGGGTCTTTCCTATGAATCGAGTGTAGTCGCCCTGATTAACGACGGCGCTCCGATCGAATGTATTTATATGGAAGAAGGCAACACAGCCATGGCAGGCGGCGCGGCAATCGTTAAAAATGCCCCGAACCTTCCGGCAGCCCAGGCAATGGTGGATCTTCTCACCTCAGCCGAATTCCAGGACGCCCGTGCGGAAGTATCGGCAGGACGCGGTTCCAACGGCAACTGCAATTTAAGCGGCCTTCCGGCGGAAGATACACTGGGAATGAAGGAACTGGATTTCACTTATCTGAAAGAGCATAAGGAAGAGATCCTGAACCACTGGAACGAGTTATATGCGGAGTTAAATTAA
- a CDS encoding iron ABC transporter permease, with translation MSRSKARKDFWNVISWILMGLFMIFLVYPIGKLLKEAVYTNGEFTLDAFRMFFAKSYYYDSIFHSVKIGVCVMVTSLLLGIPFAYFYSFYRLGGRKVLFVLCLLCTMSAPFIGAYAWILLMGNSGLITGFLKSMGISGVSIYGFGGIVFVQTLKLFPLVVIYMNGAFRDIDNSLLEAAESMGCKGVDRFKRVIMALTMPTILAAALLVFMRSFADFGTPVLIGRGYSTFPVLIYNQYLGENGTNYHFAAAISVIAVLVTAAIFIIQKVASNRFKFTINALHPVEPKKASGIGNFMMHAYCYLLVGISLLPQIYIVNMSFRNYKNSIIKPGYSLVNYQKAMEKMLARSIGNTLIVSVVTLAVIIVVAVLIAYLVVRRSSLFNNAIDTISMMPYIMPGAVIGIALVVAFSRKPFSLTGTLVIMIIALAIRRMPFTSRSATAAMMKIPVNIEEAALSLGASKAAAFTKITVPMMSSGIISGAVLSFVSIITEMSSGVILYNNRTITLTISTYSAITSGIYGVAAVFATITMLLTVICLIIYLKFTKLEDVRM, from the coding sequence ATGAGCCGTTCAAAAGCAAGAAAGGACTTCTGGAACGTCATTTCCTGGATTCTGATGGGGCTTTTCATGATATTTCTCGTTTACCCCATTGGAAAGTTGCTGAAAGAGGCGGTATACACGAATGGAGAGTTCACTCTCGACGCATTCCGGATGTTTTTTGCCAAGTCCTATTACTATGATTCTATTTTCCACAGCGTAAAAATCGGAGTCTGTGTCATGGTGACAAGTCTGCTTCTGGGCATCCCGTTTGCCTATTTTTACTCATTCTACAGGCTGGGAGGGCGTAAGGTATTGTTTGTACTCTGCCTGCTCTGTACCATGTCGGCCCCGTTTATTGGAGCTTACGCGTGGATTCTTCTGATGGGTAACTCGGGGCTGATAACCGGTTTCCTGAAATCAATGGGGATTTCAGGAGTTTCCATATACGGTTTTGGCGGGATTGTCTTTGTTCAGACATTAAAGCTGTTTCCGCTGGTTGTAATCTATATGAACGGTGCATTCCGGGATATTGACAACTCCCTGCTGGAGGCGGCGGAGAGCATGGGATGCAAGGGCGTGGACCGTTTTAAGAGGGTGATTATGGCGCTCACAATGCCGACGATCCTGGCGGCGGCCCTGCTGGTGTTCATGCGTTCCTTTGCCGATTTCGGAACCCCGGTTTTGATAGGCCGCGGTTACAGTACGTTTCCGGTCCTGATTTACAACCAGTATCTGGGAGAAAACGGGACCAATTATCACTTTGCGGCAGCCATCAGCGTCATTGCCGTACTTGTGACAGCCGCTATTTTCATCATTCAGAAGGTGGCGTCAAACCGGTTCAAATTTACCATCAACGCCCTGCACCCGGTAGAGCCGAAAAAGGCATCGGGCATCGGCAATTTTATGATGCATGCGTACTGTTACCTGTTGGTGGGCATTTCACTTCTGCCGCAGATATACATCGTCAACATGTCGTTCAGGAATTATAAAAACAGCATTATTAAACCGGGTTATTCTCTTGTGAATTACCAGAAAGCAATGGAAAAGATGCTGGCGCGTTCGATTGGTAATACACTGATTGTCAGCGTCGTGACACTGGCCGTAATTATTGTGGTGGCAGTCCTGATTGCTTACCTGGTGGTGAGGAGAAGCAGCCTGTTCAACAATGCGATTGATACGATTTCCATGATGCCTTATATTATGCCGGGCGCAGTAATCGGTATCGCACTGGTGGTGGCTTTTTCCAGAAAACCGTTTTCCCTCACAGGAACGCTGGTGATTATGATAATCGCCCTGGCCATACGCCGTATGCCGTTTACCAGCCGTTCGGCGACGGCCGCGATGATGAAAATTCCGGTTAATATCGAGGAAGCCGCTCTGAGCCTGGGAGCCTCCAAGGCGGCTGCGTTTACCAAAATTACGGTTCCCATGATGTCCAGCGGAATTATATCTGGCGCGGTCCTAAGCTTTGTTTCTATTATAACGGAAATGTCATCGGGGGTTATTCTTTATAATAACAGGACGATCACGCTGACCATCAGCACCTATTCGGCAATTACCAGCGGTATTTACGGCGTGGCTGCCGTGTTTGCAACCATCACGATGCTGCTTACCGTAATCTGTCTGATTATCTATCTGAAATTTACGAAGCTGGAAGATGTGAGGATGTAG
- a CDS encoding ABC transporter ATP-binding protein, whose amino-acid sequence MSVVISIQNAVKKYGEVTVIPDLSVTIRNGELFTLLGPSGCGKTTLLRMIAGFNTIEGGSFRFNDKIINDMEPGRRGIGMVFQNYAIFPNMSVRKNVEFGLKYKNMPKEQMRTQAQKFLELVHVDQYADRMPERLSGGQQQRVALARALVIQPDVLLMDEPLSNLDAKLRVEMRTVIKSIQKEVGITTVYVTHDQEEAMAISDRIAVMKDGVIRHCGEPKNIYQRPADLFVATFIGKSNLLSARLTQNGSETVLVFPNGYKVVMDSVREEESYDRDVTLSVRPEELFVHLYKEGEDTDGISARIQDSVFLGSNTHYFAELETGETAEIIQESEIDEIIPPGSRVILTLNSRKANLFDPETTKSLMRGIKNSTALPAETVGREVEG is encoded by the coding sequence GTGAGCGTGGTAATTTCAATTCAAAATGCAGTAAAAAAATATGGGGAAGTGACAGTCATCCCCGACTTATCGGTCACAATAAGAAATGGGGAGCTTTTTACTCTGCTGGGGCCGTCCGGATGCGGCAAGACCACCCTGCTGAGAATGATAGCCGGATTTAACACCATAGAGGGCGGCAGCTTCCGGTTTAACGACAAAATCATCAATGACATGGAGCCGGGGAGACGCGGAATCGGAATGGTATTCCAGAACTACGCAATCTTCCCCAATATGTCGGTCAGGAAAAATGTGGAGTTCGGGCTGAAATATAAGAACATGCCCAAAGAGCAGATGAGAACACAGGCCCAGAAGTTTCTGGAGCTGGTGCATGTGGATCAGTATGCGGACCGGATGCCGGAACGGCTGTCAGGAGGACAGCAGCAGAGGGTGGCGCTGGCCAGGGCGCTTGTGATACAGCCGGATGTGCTCCTGATGGACGAGCCTTTATCCAACCTGGATGCCAAACTCCGTGTGGAGATGAGGACGGTCATTAAAAGCATTCAGAAGGAAGTGGGAATCACCACGGTCTATGTCACACATGATCAGGAGGAGGCAATGGCAATCTCCGACCGGATTGCGGTTATGAAAGACGGCGTGATCCGCCACTGCGGCGAACCGAAGAATATTTACCAGAGACCCGCCGACCTGTTTGTGGCAACTTTTATCGGCAAGTCGAATCTTCTGAGCGCAAGACTGACGCAAAACGGATCGGAAACAGTCCTGGTATTCCCAAACGGATACAAAGTCGTGATGGATTCCGTCCGGGAGGAGGAGAGCTATGACAGGGACGTAACACTGTCGGTAAGGCCGGAAGAACTGTTTGTACACTTATATAAAGAGGGGGAAGATACGGACGGTATCAGCGCCAGGATTCAGGACAGCGTATTCCTCGGTTCCAATACCCATTACTTTGCAGAGCTTGAGACGGGAGAGACGGCTGAAATCATCCAGGAGTCGGAGATTGATGAGATTATTCCTCCGGGAAGCAGGGTAATACTCACCCTGAACAGCCGTAAAGCCAACCTGTTTGACCCGGAGACAACTAAGAGCCTGATGAGGGGGATTAAAAACAGCACGGCTCTTCCCGCAGAGACAGTTGGACGGGAGGTGGAGGGATGA
- a CDS encoding response regulator: MYKVIVAEDEDIIRKGLVYSIPWADMDCSVVGEARNGVEGVELIKRLEPDIVMADINMPVLDGLGMIRETYEDYNYSAIILSGYSNFEYARTAIRYGVTGYLLKPLKKEDLLEAVKDAKEKCLLRRTWLNRKQEQEKWKNIQLVSKEENSREDDAVVRDMLAFIAQHYREKMVLQDVVDALNYSETFLNKKFKKQMGTTFIEYLNRYRIQKALELLKDGKTAVQDVSWMCGIGDYKYFNMVFKKYIGCSPKEYVSGIRGQQE; encoded by the coding sequence ATGTACAAAGTAATCGTTGCAGAAGATGAGGACATTATCAGAAAGGGTCTGGTATACTCGATCCCCTGGGCGGATATGGACTGTTCGGTAGTCGGGGAGGCAAGGAACGGGGTGGAGGGCGTGGAGCTGATAAAACGCCTGGAACCGGATATCGTTATGGCCGATATCAACATGCCGGTGTTAGACGGACTGGGGATGATCCGGGAGACATATGAAGATTATAATTATTCCGCCATTATACTGTCGGGCTATTCGAACTTTGAATATGCAAGAACCGCTATCCGCTACGGCGTGACGGGGTATCTGTTGAAACCGCTTAAAAAGGAGGATTTGTTGGAAGCGGTAAAAGATGCAAAGGAAAAGTGCCTGCTCCGGCGCACCTGGCTCAACCGCAAACAGGAACAGGAAAAGTGGAAGAATATCCAGCTTGTTTCAAAGGAGGAGAACAGCCGGGAAGACGATGCGGTGGTGAGGGATATGCTGGCCTTTATCGCGCAGCATTACAGGGAAAAAATGGTGCTGCAGGACGTTGTAGACGCCCTGAACTACAGCGAAACCTTTCTGAATAAAAAGTTTAAAAAGCAGATGGGGACCACCTTTATTGAATACCTGAACCGTTATCGGATCCAGAAAGCGCTTGAGCTGTTAAAGGACGGAAAAACTGCGGTCCAGGATGTTTCCTGGATGTGCGGGATCGGTGATTACAAATATTTTAATATGGTATTTAAGAAATATATCGGGTGCAGCCCGAAAGAGTATGTCTCCGGGATCAGGGGACAGCAGGAGTAA
- a CDS encoding histidine kinase translates to MKSVHEEGKFQKNLQKLAARRIALLILVSSLLFLAGQFLASLAANELDAASHLKKLEEVFLRFDMQNREFLLNDRTVSAVEKIISGEEPEAIDEFKNYFRQFDESCDVHNQVMITDKDGDVLFTSFSESQLSSYLVNYNNAVCYNARNCGEGEVYRAVYYDRGDYADALFVKPIFQNGEVSGYITLFLSGSGWNFYLSESNFDGVITDLRQNVMYISKPGLADSSNKFYGTEHGSWMHGHARYWVVSKEIPEYSAVIYSLVYYPRNEAVHIGLLALLVMGAVWYWIARWMAKSMAENNAASIERLVSEIRIIRKGDYDHRIQMNTDDEFNEVGYQVNNMLDSIQALNGRNTELLKLNSRIEMDQLTAQMNPHFLYNTLEIIRNLVAFDADKAEELIVKLTEVLRYSVDTSRKEVTLEEDMRYIDCYLDIQNCRFGSRFNCQIDFTPECFGCIVPKLLLQPLIENSIKYGFQKKMDLNITIRGTMEGNILYISVLDDGLGMEAEKAEELREQLRTHDNSSPSIGLRNLSRRLYLKYGDGSGLQIRNMEGIGFEVLARIEQQKGET, encoded by the coding sequence ATGAAAAGTGTTCATGAGGAAGGCAAATTCCAAAAAAATCTTCAGAAGCTGGCGGCCAGGCGGATTGCGCTTTTGATCCTGGTCAGTTCCCTGCTTTTTCTGGCCGGACAGTTTCTGGCTTCACTGGCGGCAAATGAGCTGGATGCGGCCTCCCATCTGAAAAAACTGGAGGAGGTTTTTCTGCGGTTCGACATGCAGAACCGGGAATTCCTCCTGAATGACAGGACGGTGTCGGCGGTGGAGAAAATCATATCCGGAGAAGAGCCTGAAGCAATCGATGAATTTAAAAACTATTTCCGCCAGTTTGATGAAAGCTGTGATGTCCATAACCAGGTAATGATCACGGACAAAGACGGGGACGTGCTATTCACCTCTTTCAGCGAGAGCCAGCTTTCATCTTATCTGGTGAACTATAATAACGCGGTCTGCTACAACGCGAGAAACTGCGGGGAGGGCGAGGTTTACCGGGCCGTATACTATGACCGCGGCGACTATGCCGACGCCCTGTTTGTCAAGCCGATATTTCAGAATGGGGAAGTCAGCGGATATATCACACTGTTCTTATCGGGCAGCGGATGGAATTTTTACCTGTCGGAAAGTAATTTTGACGGTGTGATTACGGATCTGAGGCAGAACGTAATGTATATCAGTAAACCGGGTCTGGCCGACAGCAGTAACAAATTCTATGGTACCGAACACGGAAGCTGGATGCACGGGCATGCCCGCTACTGGGTAGTGTCGAAGGAGATTCCGGAGTATTCGGCCGTAATCTATTCCCTGGTATATTATCCGAGGAACGAGGCCGTCCATATCGGACTTTTGGCGCTGCTGGTGATGGGGGCCGTGTGGTACTGGATCGCAAGATGGATGGCAAAATCCATGGCGGAGAACAACGCCGCGTCGATCGAGCGGCTGGTCAGTGAGATTAGAATTATACGCAAGGGAGACTACGACCACAGAATCCAGATGAACACGGATGATGAGTTTAATGAAGTAGGATATCAGGTTAACAACATGCTCGACAGTATCCAGGCATTGAACGGCAGGAATACGGAGCTTTTGAAGCTGAACAGCAGAATCGAAATGGATCAGCTTACGGCCCAGATGAATCCACATTTCCTGTATAACACCCTCGAAATCATCAGAAACCTGGTGGCCTTTGATGCCGATAAGGCGGAAGAACTGATAGTAAAACTGACCGAAGTGCTCCGCTACAGTGTGGATACCTCCAGAAAGGAGGTTACGCTGGAGGAGGACATGCGCTATATCGACTGCTATCTGGATATCCAGAACTGCCGTTTCGGAAGCCGGTTTAACTGCCAGATCGATTTTACTCCGGAATGTTTCGGCTGCATTGTGCCGAAGCTGCTTTTACAGCCGTTGATTGAAAACAGCATTAAGTATGGATTCCAGAAGAAAATGGATCTTAATATCACGATCCGCGGTACAATGGAGGGAAATATCCTTTATATCAGCGTCCTGGACGACGGCCTTGGAATGGAGGCGGAAAAGGCGGAGGAGCTGAGAGAGCAGCTCCGGACACATGACAACAGTTCGCCCTCCATCGGCCTTAGAAACTTATCGCGCCGTCTGTACCTGAAATATGGGGACGGCAGCGGCCTTCAGATCAGGAATATGGAGGGCATCGGCTTTGAGGTGCTGGCGAGGATAGAACAGCAGAAAGGGGAGACATAA
- a CDS encoding DUF6612 family protein: MKKLMTALLAAVMTVAMTATAFAAEDPAALLDRVTQKSNEMDSMDCDMGIHAVLVIPDPETKKDLTLNLDMLMKMKMDQIKSGNLRYKAEMAMDFLGQSEYATVFYKDGYYYMDADGEKIKYPMDLNSMIASVEQTTSAAELTSSLMKSLAVREEGENRILSYVADPAKMNAYVNEALSSLMGDMGVTMTVREVKGEYVINKDDYYTSMNMNMSMDISMYGETVRVIMLIEGTINNPGQPVTVDLPSTDGYTDLNTYYKSLYGGSGSGSGYGPASEIW, encoded by the coding sequence ATGAAGAAATTAATGACCGCACTGCTTGCTGCTGTGATGACCGTGGCGATGACGGCCACTGCATTTGCTGCCGAGGATCCGGCTGCCCTGCTCGACAGGGTTACCCAGAAATCCAATGAGATGGATTCGATGGACTGTGATATGGGAATCCATGCCGTACTGGTTATACCGGATCCGGAGACGAAAAAGGATTTGACTTTAAATCTGGATATGCTGATGAAGATGAAGATGGATCAGATTAAATCGGGGAATCTCCGCTATAAAGCAGAGATGGCGATGGATTTCCTGGGCCAGAGCGAATATGCCACCGTTTTCTATAAAGACGGCTATTATTACATGGATGCCGACGGAGAGAAAATCAAATACCCGATGGACCTGAACAGTATGATAGCGTCCGTAGAGCAGACTACGTCTGCAGCGGAACTTACTTCCTCTCTGATGAAGAGCCTTGCAGTCAGGGAAGAGGGAGAGAACAGAATTCTTTCCTATGTTGCGGACCCGGCCAAGATGAATGCATACGTGAATGAGGCTCTCAGCTCTCTCATGGGGGATATGGGCGTAACGATGACGGTCCGGGAAGTAAAGGGTGAGTATGTTATCAATAAAGACGATTATTACACCAGCATGAATATGAACATGTCCATGGATATCAGTATGTATGGTGAGACGGTCAGAGTAATCATGCTGATCGAGGGAACCATCAACAATCCGGGACAGCCGGTGACGGTTGACCTTCCTTCCACGGACGGATATACCGATCTGAATACATACTACAAATCACTGTATGGCGGCAGCGGAAGTGGAAGCGGATACGGTCCGGCATCAGAAATCTGGTAA
- a CDS encoding GntR family transcriptional regulator has translation MLDGKAVTPLYVQLMTEIEGKILKGVYQPGERLQSESEMAKTFGVSIITVRNAVSALVEKGLVEKKQGKGTFVSKPKFTKDIKKLQSFTEMCEHMGMKSGGRMLENKLVVADEKTRKLLGLEKGSQVVYISRVRYADNEPVAIENNYYPLKYAFLLGETFDDNSLFEFMKKKAKVMVAVSEKWIELCRATAKEAELLRLTKGTPLLYIKSVAYTQEKEPIYVGTQIFNGDRCSFYVCESTGI, from the coding sequence ATGTTGGATGGAAAGGCAGTTACACCACTATATGTTCAATTGATGACGGAGATTGAAGGAAAGATTTTAAAAGGCGTTTACCAGCCTGGAGAACGGCTTCAGTCTGAGAGTGAGATGGCGAAAACCTTCGGCGTAAGCATAATTACCGTTAGAAACGCTGTCAGCGCCCTGGTTGAGAAAGGCCTGGTTGAGAAGAAGCAGGGTAAGGGAACCTTTGTCTCCAAACCCAAGTTTACAAAGGACATCAAAAAACTTCAGAGCTTCACCGAGATGTGTGAGCATATGGGAATGAAGTCCGGTGGACGAATGCTTGAAAATAAGCTCGTTGTGGCGGACGAAAAGACAAGAAAGCTTCTGGGACTTGAAAAAGGAAGCCAGGTGGTTTATATTTCCCGGGTGCGCTATGCTGACAATGAACCGGTTGCGATTGAAAACAACTATTATCCGCTTAAGTATGCATTCCTTTTGGGAGAAACCTTTGATGACAATTCACTGTTTGAATTTATGAAGAAAAAGGCGAAGGTGATGGTTGCCGTATCAGAGAAATGGATCGAACTGTGCAGAGCCACTGCGAAAGAGGCGGAGCTTCTGAGGCTGACGAAGGGGACACCCCTGCTCTACATAAAAAGCGTTGCTTACACCCAGGAAAAAGAACCAATTTATGTGGGGACACAGATATTTAACGGAGACCGGTGTTCATTTTATGTATGCGAGTCAACCGGCATATAA